In the Hymenobacter sp. APR13 genome, AGGATAGTGTACGCCCAGGTACATGCGCGAAATGCCCACCCCCAGCACAAACAGTGCCCCCGGCAGCCACAGCAGCCAGCGCCGGGGCGAGTGGGCCAGTATCAGCCCCAACGCCAGCACCACCGCCGCCGACCCCATGGCGTGGCCGCTGGGAAAGCTAGGCGTCGTTTCCGGAGCCAGAGATACCCAGAGTGCCGGTCGGACCCGGCCTAACAGCGCCTTCGCCAGCAGGTTGATAACCATAGCGCCTCCAACTGCCCACGAGAAAAACCAGGCTTGGTGGTAAGAGCGGCGCCAGAACAGGAAACCCGCAATGAGCAGGGTCACAACGGCCATTACCTGGGGTCCGCCGACCCGGGTCAGCAGCAGGTTGAGGGCGTCCAGCGGGGGCGTAGCATGGGCATGCAGCCACCGCAGAAAGGCCTGGTCGCCAGGGAAGCCTTCCCCCTCCCGGATTTCTGAGGCGGCCTTCAGAAACGCGCTCCAAGGCAGGATAATGCCTAGTAGCAGGAGTACTACCACCTGGCGCCGCTGCCGGAGCAAGTGGCGCAGGAGGTGAGTCAGATCAGAGAGATCCATAGTGAACAGTCTTGTAAAACCTCTTTCCGTACCAACTCACAGGGGAGCCGGCAAAAGCAAGACTAGTATCGGATTCTGAGTAAAAACTGAGGCCTAGCCACCAAGGAGCCTGCTGCAGCTTGTCCAGGTGCGTCTGGAAGTTGGCCGGACCCCGCCGCTCCAGCCGGATAGCGGCGGTCAGGCAGGCGTCAGTTTTGCTTCAGAATCAGCGGGCACCTTTGCCGTCGCACTCTATCTTATCGAGCTTGTAGCAGCGTCTGCTCACTAGTTGCCCGGATAAGGTGCCAGATGCCGCTTTCTGTGTCAGTGGCTGGATCATAAATACTTCACCTGGCTTCAGCCAACACGCCAGCTATTTCATACCGATGGCCAAGACTCCGCCTTTTTTCCAGCATAACCAGCACGCAACTGGGTTACGGTCCGCAGCTCCGGGGCCAGTACGCTACCCCTA is a window encoding:
- a CDS encoding phosphatase PAP2 family protein, producing the protein MDLSDLTHLLRHLLRQRRQVVVLLLLGIILPWSAFLKAASEIREGEGFPGDQAFLRWLHAHATPPLDALNLLLTRVGGPQVMAVVTLLIAGFLFWRRSYHQAWFFSWAVGGAMVINLLAKALLGRVRPALWVSLAPETTPSFPSGHAMGSAAVVLALGLILAHSPRRWLLWLPGALFVLGVGISRMYLGVHYPSDVLAGWIASVGWVTSVYLLFNRSTLLR